A genomic region of Salvelinus alpinus chromosome 12, SLU_Salpinus.1, whole genome shotgun sequence contains the following coding sequences:
- the LOC139535734 gene encoding matrix remodeling-associated protein 8-like yields MKIPDVIQVLLLVQIPAAFFITAVLAQSDSSSVVVAGYNVSAPTGSRVVLQCVSGRMVWTRDSLKDRQRVVHWDLYRPGPDYAMERVADMFSAGDQRIYNGHNQGRVSLSLSAFNDGNFSLVIRDIAISDRGLYSCNLHHHYCHLYETIRIQVNVTKSRRKEQRFWDGQKAVFVVLVGSTVVLPCVNRRSVWTEDGGEEEQQVVHWDRQPPGVRHDRADRLIDLYASGEQRSYGPLFLQRKMNISAESFSQGDFSLAISALQPGDQGLYTCHLHHHYCGLHERRQFQLTVGPPEPRATVAPRALPNQDKEDSKAEAPRVINVILPDQRHHFLLPLGYILTTLLLLAFIVLIIIIFTHRRKTKAEFYPQTSLRSNRGDMATNEFEMDVPEVKTCNQEEKKLDYKNNLLREKVQMSTLPKVIDLDKEMEKVYWK; encoded by the exons ATGAAGATACCGGACGTGATTCAAGTCCTCCTTTTGGTCCAAA TCCCTGCGGCCTTTTTCATCACTGCTG TGTTGGCTCAGTCCGACAGCAGCAGTGTGGTTGTTGCGGGCTACAACGTGAGCGCCCCCACTGGCTCTAGGGTGGTACTGCAGTGTGTGAGCGGGCGCATGGTGTGGACCAGGGACAGTCTGAAGGACAGACAGAGGGTGGTCCACTGGGACCTGTACCGCCCAGGGCCAGACTATGCCATGGAGAGGGTGGCAGACATGTTCTCTGCTGGAGACCAGCGCATCTATAATGGACACAACCAGGGGAGGGTCAGCCTCAGCCTATCAGCTTTCAACGACGGAAACTTCTCTCTCGTCATCAGAG aCATTGCGATAAGTGACCGAGGCCTGTACTCCTGTAACCTGCACCATCACTACTGTCACCTGTATGAGACGATCAGAATACAGGTCAACGTCACCAAGTCAC GTCGTAAGGAGCAGCGGTTCTGGGACGGTCAGAAAGCTGTGTTTGTGGTGTTGGTAGGCAGCacggtggtgttgccgtgtgtgAATCGCCGCTCTGTGTGGACAGAAGATGGCGGTGAGGAGGaacagcag GTGGTGCATTGGGACCGGCAGCCTCCGGGTGTTCGTCACGACCGTGCAGACCGTCTGATAGACCTGTATGCCTCTGGGGAGCAGCGCAGCTACGGACCCCTGTTCCTCCAGAGGAAGATGAACATCAGCGCTGAGTCCTTCTCACAGGGAGACTTCTCTCTGGCTATCTCTGCCCTGCAG CCAGGAGATCAGGGTCTGTACACCTGTCACCTACATCATCACTACTGTGGTCTTCATGAGAGAAGACAGTTTCAGCTCACCGTAGGACCACCTGAGCCTCGGGCTACTGTTGCCCCCAGAGCACTGCCCAACCAAGACAAGG agGATAGCAAGGCTGAGGCACCACGTGTCATCAACGTCATCCTGCCCGATCAGCGACATCATTTCCTGCTGCCCCTGGGCTACATCCTGACTACGCTCCTCCTCCTGGCCTTCATTGTGCTTATCATCATCATCTTTACCCACCGACGCAAGACCAAAG CGGAGTTTTACCCACAGACATCTTTGAG ATCCAACAGGGGCGACATGGCCACCAATGAGTTTGAGATGGACGTTCCTGAAGTCAAGACGTGCAACCAGGAGGAGAAGaaactag aCTACAAAAACAACCTGCTGAGGGAGAAGGTTCAAATGTCCACCCTGCCCAAAGTCATCGACCTGGacaaag agatGGAGAAGGTGTATTGGAAATGA
- the LOC139535263 gene encoding prepro-urotensin II-beta-like, whose product MQCKRFLSCILLLTAVGPLLTHPVSHSNEMSYTGTASVEEDQVMSPEELVLSDHTYRFHSAPGRGNLRSAVFSPDQAVREVLLETPALSPQPRFLGSRREYRKRTTTECFWKYCV is encoded by the exons ATGCAGTGTAAGCGTTTCCTTTCGTGTATTCTGCTGCTTACCGCCGTCGGacccctcctcacacaccccGTCTCACACTCTAACGAGATGTCCTACACCGGAACAG CGTCTGTAGAGGAGGACCAGGTGATGAGTCCAGAGGAGCTGGTCCTTTCTGACCACACCTACAGATTCCACAGTGCACCTGGCCGTGGCA ATCTAAGATCAGCAGTGTTCAGCCCAGACCAGGccgtgagagag gtgCTGTTGGAAACACCAGCTCTGAGCCCTCAACCTCGTTTCCTGGGCAGCAGAAGAGAGTACAGAAAGAGAACCACTACAGAGTGCTTCTGGAAGTACTGTGTCTAG